In the Leptospira limi genome, one interval contains:
- the gshA gene encoding glutamate--cysteine ligase — protein sequence MKAKLLKSKQKNSTVSLFSKEYKDCLLSAKHGLERESVRVDEKAFFSQSPHPKSLGSSLTHPLIKTDFAEAQIEYATNIHKTIPDALMELTELHAFTAKNLGKEYLWPFSMPPVLPKENKIEVGQYGTSNEGRKKTIYRNGLGHRYGKKMQTISGVHYNVSFDTCMLSVVSEKRFQKPLTKETKSQIYFDTIRNFYRISPALLYLFGSSSLTDTTFVDSPNAFKNLRKLDSKTLNAPYSTTLRLSNIGYTSKVQGKYPISVNSLKEYASDMCQVVSKTYAPYKKFNTKATNQLNDFVLQLENEYYSLVRPKQVPKGEERVVDALVERGVEYLELRLLDLDPFSAIGVEETRLYFLHMVLLYCMLNESPKADAMEMANWRKNQELTTWFGRKPETKVFLFGKEILLRDMVHQLFVDLQPIADLLDDNDASGPFSRAWETQWEKWDDPSFLGATMSELDLKIHKTSFREFGLALAKSHKAELLQVGLSPNRIKYYEDLSEQSIYEQKKIETLEGSHLKKNQKPIQIKPLKLCSEV from the coding sequence ATGAAAGCAAAATTATTAAAATCAAAACAGAAAAATTCAACGGTTTCCCTTTTTTCAAAGGAATACAAAGATTGTCTACTCAGTGCCAAACATGGTTTAGAAAGAGAAAGTGTGCGAGTAGATGAAAAAGCATTTTTTTCACAATCACCTCATCCAAAATCGTTAGGTTCTAGTTTAACTCATCCTCTCATTAAAACCGATTTTGCAGAGGCACAAATTGAGTATGCAACTAACATACACAAAACGATTCCAGATGCCCTTATGGAACTCACTGAGCTCCATGCTTTTACTGCTAAAAATTTAGGAAAAGAATACCTATGGCCGTTTAGTATGCCACCTGTTTTGCCAAAAGAGAATAAAATTGAAGTTGGTCAGTACGGAACTTCAAATGAAGGGCGTAAAAAAACTATTTATCGAAATGGTTTGGGGCATCGTTACGGAAAAAAAATGCAAACGATTTCGGGAGTCCATTACAACGTATCATTTGATACTTGTATGTTGTCTGTCGTTTCTGAAAAAAGATTTCAAAAACCACTGACCAAAGAAACAAAATCACAAATTTATTTTGATACCATTCGTAATTTTTATCGGATTTCACCAGCACTTTTGTATTTATTCGGATCTTCTAGCTTAACAGATACAACCTTTGTTGATTCTCCGAATGCATTCAAAAACTTACGCAAGTTAGATTCTAAAACTTTGAATGCACCATATTCCACTACTTTACGGTTATCGAATATTGGTTATACTAGTAAAGTGCAAGGCAAATACCCAATTTCCGTGAATTCCTTAAAGGAATATGCATCGGACATGTGCCAAGTTGTATCAAAAACGTACGCACCTTACAAAAAATTCAACACGAAAGCAACCAATCAATTGAATGACTTTGTCTTACAATTGGAAAATGAATATTACTCATTGGTTAGGCCAAAACAAGTTCCAAAAGGTGAGGAAAGGGTTGTAGATGCACTGGTGGAACGGGGAGTCGAATACTTGGAATTAAGACTTCTTGATTTAGATCCTTTTTCGGCCATTGGAGTAGAAGAAACTAGACTCTATTTCCTCCATATGGTTCTCCTTTACTGTATGTTAAACGAGTCTCCAAAAGCTGATGCAATGGAAATGGCAAATTGGAGAAAAAACCAGGAACTCACAACTTGGTTCGGCCGAAAACCAGAAACAAAGGTTTTTTTGTTTGGAAAAGAGATTCTCCTTCGAGACATGGTGCACCAGCTTTTTGTCGACTTACAGCCGATTGCTGATCTATTGGATGATAATGATGCGAGTGGTCCTTTTAGTCGGGCTTGGGAAACACAATGGGAAAAATGGGATGATCCTTCATTCCTTGGTGCAACCATGTCGGAATTGGATTTAAAGATCCATAAAACGAGTTTCCGAGAATTTGGATTGGCTCTTGCCAAATCACATAAAGCTGAACTCTTACAAGTGGGTCTTTCTCCCAATCGTATCAAATATTACGAAGACCTAAGTGAACAATCGATATATGAACAGAAAAAAATCGAAACCTTAGAAGGAAGCCACCTTAAAAAAAACCAAAAACCCATACAAATTAAACCGCTAAAACTTTGTAGTGAGGTTTAA
- the ggt gene encoding gamma-glutamyltransferase: MSLFFGKKRSFLFLFLGLLSFGSCETIQTFLGNKEKTTELSPSIPQIQGASLKRDRYELIGREFMIATDHPLASQAGVEVWKQGGNVVDVFAAASFAISVLRPQSTGLLGGGFAIVYLPKKGKWAYDFRERSPKKGIASFYTKPDGSADTEKISKGPFSAGVPGNVQGILKIQKQHGKLPITDVIAPAMRYAKNGFAVYADLANVISKVWPNMNPSMQKVFGIDNRPIREGELLVQNDLFQTLSRIAEKEEKEWIDGETTRLVTEYYKEFDSFISEEDWKEYQVKQMEPLSSSVWGYQMLTMPPPSSGVHLITLMLLKAEMAKRQSFPKGQVGEMIQITEAMRVAYRDRAELGGDPNFTEVPVAKLISFPYIQEEVNEIEKKVVSGNWKPIQKPIEPKDSYNTTHISVMDKEGNAVSSTQSINGIFGAIQMVPGTGLVLNNTMDDFSIAPGVPNLYGLVGSNANAIAPGKTPLSSMSPTILLEPNGNTKLVIGAPGGSHIPTSIFNTLYHYLIQKRNLYESVSFPRIHHQYQPDTLFLDPELKGTFPETELPFYQVQYGRHRAKVFVVSKEGDKLIGVSDPKGEGVPLGF; encoded by the coding sequence TTGAGTTTGTTTTTTGGCAAAAAGAGATCGTTCCTCTTCTTATTCCTCGGTTTGTTATCATTTGGAAGTTGTGAAACTATCCAAACGTTTTTAGGTAATAAAGAGAAAACCACTGAGTTATCTCCTTCCATTCCTCAAATCCAAGGTGCTTCACTCAAAAGAGATCGTTATGAGTTGATTGGTCGTGAGTTTATGATTGCAACCGACCATCCTCTTGCTTCCCAAGCTGGGGTTGAAGTTTGGAAACAAGGTGGAAATGTTGTGGATGTTTTTGCAGCCGCAAGTTTTGCCATCTCTGTCTTAAGACCACAATCCACTGGGTTACTTGGCGGTGGATTTGCCATTGTTTACCTTCCCAAAAAAGGGAAATGGGCTTATGATTTCCGAGAACGTTCCCCAAAAAAAGGAATTGCTTCTTTTTATACAAAACCTGATGGATCAGCCGATACAGAAAAAATTAGCAAAGGTCCGTTTAGTGCCGGGGTTCCTGGAAATGTTCAAGGGATTCTAAAAATCCAAAAACAACATGGAAAACTTCCCATCACAGATGTAATCGCACCTGCTATGCGTTATGCGAAAAATGGGTTTGCCGTGTATGCAGATTTAGCCAATGTGATTTCAAAAGTTTGGCCAAATATGAATCCATCGATGCAAAAGGTTTTTGGAATTGACAACCGTCCCATTCGAGAAGGGGAACTTCTTGTACAAAATGATTTGTTCCAAACATTAAGCCGGATTGCAGAAAAGGAAGAGAAAGAATGGATCGATGGAGAAACAACTAGGTTAGTTACTGAATACTACAAAGAATTTGATAGCTTCATCAGTGAAGAGGATTGGAAAGAATACCAAGTCAAACAGATGGAACCATTGAGTAGTTCTGTATGGGGATACCAAATGTTGACTATGCCTCCTCCTAGTTCTGGTGTACATTTGATCACATTGATGTTATTGAAAGCAGAGATGGCAAAACGCCAATCCTTTCCCAAAGGCCAAGTGGGTGAAATGATACAAATCACGGAAGCAATGCGAGTTGCCTACAGAGATAGAGCAGAGTTAGGTGGAGATCCAAATTTTACAGAAGTTCCGGTCGCAAAACTAATCTCCTTCCCGTACATCCAGGAGGAAGTGAATGAAATCGAAAAAAAGGTAGTCTCTGGAAATTGGAAACCCATTCAAAAACCGATCGAACCAAAGGATTCTTATAATACCACTCATATCTCTGTGATGGACAAGGAAGGGAATGCAGTATCTTCCACACAATCCATCAATGGAATCTTTGGTGCCATTCAAATGGTTCCTGGAACTGGTCTTGTTTTGAATAATACGATGGATGATTTTTCTATAGCACCTGGTGTTCCGAATTTATACGGGCTTGTTGGTTCGAATGCCAATGCCATAGCGCCAGGGAAAACACCTCTTTCGAGTATGAGTCCAACCATTCTATTGGAACCAAATGGAAATACAAAATTAGTCATTGGTGCTCCTGGTGGTTCTCATATTCCTACCTCCATTTTTAACACGTTGTATCACTATTTGATTCAAAAACGAAACTTATATGAAAGTGTTTCTTTTCCACGCATCCACCACCAATACCAACCTGATACATTATTTTTGGATCCTGAATTAAAAGGAACGTTTCCTGAAACGGAACTTCCCTTTTACCAAGTCCAATATGGTAGGCACCGTGCGAAGGTATTTGTTGTGTCAAAAGAAGGAGACAAACTCATAGGTGTCTCTGACCCGAAAGGGGAAGGTGTTCCATTAGGTTTTTAA
- a CDS encoding metal-sulfur cluster assembly factor codes for MIRDPETEKEWEVYHSIRSVEDPEIGISLVELGLIYDVKVEGEKAEVTMTYTSLACPAGPQMKQDIENHALRVEGISEVVVHVVWNPKWEPRSMASEEAKMQMGIFD; via the coding sequence ATGATCCGAGATCCTGAAACAGAAAAAGAGTGGGAAGTGTATCATAGTATTCGATCAGTCGAAGACCCTGAGATTGGCATTTCTCTTGTTGAACTTGGATTGATTTATGATGTGAAAGTAGAAGGGGAAAAAGCAGAAGTTACAATGACTTATACTTCTCTTGCTTGCCCAGCCGGTCCACAGATGAAACAAGACATTGAAAATCATGCACTGCGCGTGGAAGGAATTTCAGAAGTAGTGGTACATGTTGTCTGGAATCCAAAATGGGAACCCAGATCCATGGCAAGTGAAGAAGCTAAAATGCAAATGGGGATATTCGATTGA
- a CDS encoding iron-sulfur cluster assembly scaffold protein — protein MSLENNTFQDFLKWKSYALWRKPEETVLEVSALNPLCGDEVKLYYREGEDRIRILGVSGESCSICSASLGFLFKHQTEFQKDKFLSYLSERKNFLEGDETSLFGDLEEITFFRNVKTHPSRYRCALLPWQTLLKIIEVNHDPRS, from the coding sequence GTGTCGTTAGAAAATAATACATTCCAAGATTTTCTAAAATGGAAATCCTATGCGCTTTGGCGAAAACCAGAGGAAACTGTTTTAGAAGTTTCGGCATTGAATCCCTTATGTGGGGATGAAGTGAAATTGTATTACCGAGAAGGAGAGGATAGGATCAGAATTTTGGGTGTATCTGGTGAATCCTGTTCGATTTGTTCGGCTTCTCTTGGTTTTTTATTCAAACACCAAACTGAATTTCAAAAAGATAAGTTCCTTTCTTACTTGAGTGAACGTAAAAATTTTTTAGAGGGAGATGAAACTTCCTTGTTTGGAGATTTAGAAGAGATAACATTCTTTCGGAATGTGAAAACTCATCCCAGTCGTTACCGTTGTGCCCTTTTGCCCTGGCAAACTCTATTAAAAATCATTGAGGTAAACCATGATCCGAGATCCTGA
- a CDS encoding cysteine desulfurase codes for MSLDPYQLRKDFPILSQTMPNGKPLVYLDNGATSQKPLSVIQATNDYYAKENANIHRGVYYLSQHATELFERTRIKTSHFFQAQCAKAIIFTRGTTDAINLVAQTYGRVNVSEGDEIVLSVQEHHSNLVPWQMLAREKKAFLKFIPILPDTTYDLSKLSEIITKRTKIVAISQMSNVTGTVHDLRKIIDRARQVGAKVLVDGAQAACHMPIHLVDLDVDFYAFSAHKMLGPTGVGVLFGKEEILEAMPPWLGGGDMIESVELESSTYAALPAKLEAGTPNIAGVIGFSHALDYLQKVGMQNIKNHERMLTEYALERFQKIGGLTIYGTEDLDKRGGVISFTLDGIHPHDVGSILDEEGVAIRVGHHCCQPLMKQFQIPGTCRASFYFYNTKEDIDVLIKSIEKVKSIFGRVVRK; via the coding sequence ATGAGTTTGGACCCTTACCAACTTCGAAAAGATTTTCCGATCCTTTCCCAAACGATGCCGAATGGGAAACCTCTTGTTTACTTAGACAATGGAGCAACCTCGCAAAAACCACTTAGTGTCATTCAGGCAACAAATGACTATTATGCGAAAGAAAATGCAAACATCCATCGGGGTGTGTATTATCTTTCCCAACATGCCACTGAACTTTTTGAACGAACAAGGATCAAAACATCCCATTTTTTCCAAGCACAATGTGCAAAGGCAATTATTTTCACCCGGGGAACAACAGATGCGATCAATTTAGTGGCACAAACTTATGGACGGGTCAATGTCTCTGAAGGCGATGAGATTGTTTTATCAGTCCAAGAACACCATTCCAATTTAGTTCCATGGCAAATGTTGGCACGTGAAAAAAAAGCATTTTTAAAATTCATTCCAATCCTTCCTGATACTACCTACGACTTATCAAAGTTAAGTGAAATTATCACCAAACGAACTAAAATAGTAGCAATTAGCCAAATGTCAAATGTCACAGGAACGGTTCATGATCTGCGAAAGATCATTGATCGGGCAAGGCAAGTTGGCGCCAAAGTACTCGTTGATGGTGCGCAGGCCGCTTGTCATATGCCCATTCACTTAGTGGATTTAGATGTGGATTTTTATGCTTTTTCTGCCCACAAGATGCTTGGTCCCACTGGAGTTGGTGTACTATTTGGGAAAGAAGAAATTTTAGAAGCCATGCCACCTTGGTTAGGTGGGGGCGATATGATTGAGTCAGTGGAATTGGAAAGTTCTACTTACGCAGCACTTCCTGCGAAATTAGAAGCAGGTACCCCAAACATAGCAGGTGTCATTGGTTTTTCTCATGCCTTGGATTATTTACAAAAAGTAGGAATGCAGAATATCAAAAACCACGAACGGATGTTAACCGAATATGCTTTGGAACGATTTCAAAAGATCGGTGGTCTTACCATTTATGGAACAGAGGATTTGGACAAACGTGGTGGTGTCATTTCCTTCACTTTAGATGGAATCCACCCTCATGATGTTGGTTCCATCTTAGATGAAGAAGGAGTGGCCATCCGTGTGGGACACCACTGTTGCCAACCTCTTATGAAACAGTTCCAAATTCCAGGAACCTGTCGGGCATCGTTCTATTTTTATAATACAAAAGAAGACATTGATGTTCTCATAAAATCCATTGAGAAGGTAAAATCAATATTTGGTCGTGTCGTTAGAAAATAA
- a CDS encoding Rieske (2Fe-2S) protein gives MAFKKLVSIGEIEEGKLTVIKTRHFSVVVTKWENEYYAFEDSCTHDGEEISCGKLEGCVITCPRHFAKFDIRNGNVLALPATEPLTTFPTKVNGEDLEVDLESV, from the coding sequence ATGGCGTTTAAAAAATTAGTTTCCATTGGGGAAATTGAAGAAGGTAAATTAACTGTCATCAAAACCCGACATTTTTCCGTTGTGGTCACAAAATGGGAAAACGAATATTATGCCTTTGAAGATTCTTGTACTCACGATGGCGAAGAAATTTCCTGCGGGAAGTTGGAAGGTTGTGTCATCACTTGCCCTCGCCATTTTGCAAAATTTGATATCAGAAATGGGAATGTTTTAGCTCTCCCAGCCACAGAACCACTCACTACGTTTCCGACAAAAGTGAATGGAGAAGACTTAGAAGTGGATTTGGAGTCTGTATGA
- a CDS encoding SufD family Fe-S cluster assembly protein, whose product MNSLLNKQQFTIDQNKRNQFCRSLIQTWETLSLPAEKEESYRKFPISALDWKELGFDPQEKKTKIEDSTNSVEKDLVSETILNDIFGLLQQYLPKDYFSYLSVLQSPGIQFFICEDGLVTPIDSSLGDEPKFFFRIFYVPKGKFSQIHLKTQSNHKSDSLHLQTGIDVFISDKDSQVEILDEENYDEDLVQFRTVLLLSKENTSVKYHHFPFGGFRSKLLLHSHLLGNGSEVTVDGVSALGKRNLKDLDMEMHHHADHTTSKITYKAIVTDRSHHVFTGNLIIPPNLKKVVAHQESFNLSLNKKARAEANPKLEVLAEDVSCTHGATVGDIDEEQYFYLLSRGLSPEESKSLLVTAFYGETIHSIGFKEEVKLDLESSIHTILVGGK is encoded by the coding sequence ATGAATTCCTTACTCAACAAACAACAGTTTACCATCGACCAGAATAAGCGAAATCAGTTTTGTCGTTCTCTCATACAAACTTGGGAAACATTATCTCTTCCCGCTGAAAAAGAGGAATCCTATCGTAAATTTCCGATCAGTGCTCTAGATTGGAAGGAACTGGGATTTGACCCCCAAGAGAAAAAAACGAAGATTGAGGATTCTACAAATTCTGTTGAAAAGGATTTGGTAAGTGAAACAATCCTAAATGATATTTTTGGTTTGTTACAACAATACCTACCAAAGGATTATTTTAGTTATCTCTCTGTTTTACAATCACCTGGGATTCAGTTTTTCATTTGTGAAGACGGACTAGTGACTCCCATTGATTCATCATTAGGTGATGAACCGAAATTTTTTTTCCGAATTTTTTATGTTCCCAAAGGGAAATTTTCGCAAATCCATTTAAAAACACAATCTAACCACAAGTCAGATTCACTCCATTTGCAAACAGGAATTGATGTTTTTATTTCAGACAAAGATTCACAAGTTGAGATTTTGGATGAAGAAAATTATGATGAAGACTTAGTCCAGTTCCGAACTGTACTTTTACTATCCAAAGAAAATACATCAGTAAAATACCATCATTTTCCATTTGGTGGGTTTCGTTCTAAATTATTATTGCACTCTCACTTATTAGGAAACGGTTCAGAAGTGACAGTGGATGGGGTTTCTGCATTAGGAAAAAGGAATCTGAAGGATTTGGATATGGAAATGCACCACCATGCAGACCATACTACAAGTAAAATTACCTATAAGGCAATTGTGACTGATCGTTCCCATCATGTATTTACAGGAAATCTGATCATTCCACCTAACTTAAAGAAGGTAGTGGCTCACCAAGAATCATTTAACCTTTCTTTAAACAAAAAGGCAAGAGCAGAAGCAAATCCAAAATTGGAAGTCCTAGCAGAAGACGTATCCTGTACCCATGGAGCCACCGTTGGTGACATTGATGAAGAACAATACTTTTATTTATTATCGAGAGGATTAAGTCCTGAAGAATCTAAGTCTTTACTTGTGACTGCCTTTTATGGAGAGACCATACATTCGATTGGATTCAAAGAGGAAGTAAAACTGGATTTGGAATCTTCTATTCATACCATTCTCGTGGGAGGGAAATGA
- the sufC gene encoding Fe-S cluster assembly ATPase SufC — translation MSAILEIKSLHANVGDKQILRGVNLTIGAGEVHAIMGPNGSGKSTLSNVILGHPKYNVTSGDILFRGESILKLSTDERARLGLFLSFQYPTALPGVTIGNFLKSILKAHRGKELPVKEFKQELKTAMDLLEVPQSFIGRYVNDGFSGGEKKRAEILQMSLLKPVLSILDETDSGLDIDALRIVSEGINANRNPERSILLITHYQRMLNYIVPDFVHVFADGRILETGGKDLSLKLEEVGYDWILEREGVK, via the coding sequence TTGTCCGCAATTCTCGAAATCAAATCTCTACATGCCAATGTCGGAGACAAACAGATCCTCCGAGGGGTCAATTTAACCATCGGAGCAGGAGAAGTCCATGCCATCATGGGGCCCAATGGTTCTGGGAAAAGTACCCTTTCCAATGTGATCCTCGGCCATCCAAAATACAATGTTACCTCGGGGGACATCCTCTTTCGAGGAGAATCGATCTTAAAACTTTCTACAGACGAAAGGGCAAGGTTAGGTTTATTTTTATCGTTCCAATACCCAACAGCACTTCCGGGTGTCACCATCGGGAATTTTTTAAAATCCATTTTAAAAGCACACCGCGGAAAAGAACTCCCTGTCAAAGAATTCAAACAAGAATTAAAAACCGCAATGGATCTTTTGGAAGTCCCTCAATCGTTTATCGGACGTTATGTGAATGATGGGTTCTCTGGTGGAGAGAAAAAACGAGCTGAAATTTTACAAATGAGTTTACTAAAACCTGTGTTATCGATTTTAGATGAAACTGATTCTGGGTTAGATATCGATGCTCTAAGGATTGTTTCCGAAGGGATCAATGCAAATAGAAACCCAGAGAGATCTATTTTACTCATCACTCATTACCAAAGGATGCTGAACTATATTGTTCCTGATTTTGTCCATGTGTTTGCTGATGGAAGGATATTGGAAACAGGTGGAAAAGACCTATCACTCAAATTAGAAGAAGTAGGTTATGATTGGATATTGGAGAGAGAAGGGGTCAAATGA
- a CDS encoding EAL domain-containing protein produces the protein MFTTESTEGNQFWNETYFVPHFQPIVNAINRSISAYEVLGRQFNPEENTYHSLGGLFHNREHDPVPIYNIDRILREKAVQTLKESNLRTKLFFNMMPNFLSRVHNTDLFAENFHIIQLIEKYGIDRNQVVIEITEDEFDGSIERLIQIVQIFRDYGLKIAIDDLGTGFSNLERIGYLHPDIMKVDIRIMRESLNKNSFKQVLGAISEMSQKLGSQLLFEGIETEEEVNLALSMGANLLQGFYFSTPNPHFLNRNTFSDKMKTVLENFSSVRSRELREKGIREQKIIDQLQDLFYELSDSSEEDFPYRFGQILGSLPREILKVFVCDGEGYQITPTYDLDRMNGGYLERSRQIGNNYAWKPYFLKHKEESERFRKKWGVTYPLYDINNQNQYVIFTFSLMAGKILVAQVSWSE, from the coding sequence ATGTTCACAACGGAATCAACGGAAGGAAACCAGTTTTGGAACGAGACATACTTTGTCCCACATTTCCAACCCATCGTCAATGCCATCAATCGCTCTATTTCAGCCTATGAAGTCCTCGGCCGCCAGTTCAATCCAGAAGAGAACACCTACCATTCTTTAGGCGGGCTTTTCCATAACCGAGAACATGACCCTGTTCCGATTTACAATATTGACCGGATTTTAAGAGAGAAGGCAGTCCAAACCCTAAAGGAAAGTAACCTTCGGACAAAACTATTTTTCAATATGATGCCGAACTTCCTCTCTCGGGTACACAATACTGATTTATTTGCAGAAAATTTCCATATCATCCAACTCATCGAAAAGTATGGGATTGATCGCAACCAAGTAGTGATCGAAATCACTGAAGACGAATTTGATGGTTCGATCGAAAGGCTCATCCAAATTGTCCAAATTTTCAGGGATTATGGGTTAAAAATTGCCATCGATGATTTGGGGACAGGTTTTTCCAATTTAGAACGCATTGGGTATTTGCACCCCGACATCATGAAAGTGGACATCCGTATCATGAGGGAAAGTTTGAATAAAAACTCCTTCAAACAGGTCCTTGGAGCTATCTCGGAGATGTCTCAGAAATTAGGAAGCCAACTCCTATTTGAAGGGATTGAAACAGAAGAAGAGGTGAACCTTGCCCTTTCCATGGGTGCCAATCTCCTCCAAGGTTTCTATTTTTCGACTCCGAACCCACATTTTCTCAACCGCAATACGTTCTCCGACAAGATGAAAACTGTCCTCGAAAACTTTTCGAGTGTTCGTTCTCGTGAACTTCGGGAAAAGGGAATCCGAGAACAAAAGATCATCGACCAATTACAAGACTTGTTTTATGAACTCTCTGATTCGAGTGAAGAAGATTTCCCCTACCGGTTTGGACAAATCCTAGGTTCCCTTCCACGGGAGATCTTAAAGGTGTTTGTCTGTGACGGGGAAGGTTACCAAATCACACCAACCTATGATTTGGATCGTATGAATGGTGGGTATTTGGAACGGTCTAGGCAAATTGGAAACAACTACGCTTGGAAACCTTATTTTTTGAAACACAAAGAGGAATCAGAGCGGTTTCGCAAAAAATGGGGAGTGACATACCCTCTGTATGACATCAACAACCAAAATCAGTATGTTATCTTTACCTTTTCTCTCATGGCAGGGAAGATCCTTGTGGCACAGGTGAGTTGGTCGGAATAG
- a CDS encoding sugar phosphate nucleotidyltransferase produces the protein MRFQEDSIDCVDFILKKDEVLTIILGGGKGTRLLPLTEKRSKPAVSFGGKYRLIDIPISNSLNSGFEKIFILTQFNSYSLNRHINRTYATNNIHQKSFVEIIAAEQTVSSANWFEGTADAVRKVLPYIREQKPKYVLILSGDQLYNMDLADFMQSHLMDPETQISVATNAIPEDQIYGLGIVKAGVGGTIQEFIEKPQDLSQVEYCRTENGAFLANMGIYIFNTSTLIDVLEDRNMADFGKEILPKAIKERKVKAYTYDGYWEDIGTIKAFYEANLMLTDHIPKFNLYLEKTPIYTRARALPPSKINQAVVNQALISEGTILNQCEVHRSIIGVRQLIASGTKIYDSIIMGLDHYGYFDRKSGKIPIGIGPNCEIRRTIVDKDCAIGANVRLLNEQNLQEYEDDYIRIRDGIIVVPRHSAIPDGYSV, from the coding sequence ATGCGATTCCAAGAAGACTCAATAGACTGTGTGGATTTTATTCTCAAAAAAGATGAAGTCCTCACAATTATTCTCGGTGGGGGAAAGGGAACAAGGCTACTGCCTTTAACTGAAAAACGATCAAAACCCGCCGTGAGTTTTGGTGGTAAGTATAGACTCATCGACATTCCGATCTCCAATTCCCTGAACAGTGGATTCGAAAAAATTTTTATCCTAACACAGTTTAACTCGTATTCGCTGAACCGCCACATCAATCGAACGTATGCAACTAACAATATCCACCAAAAAAGTTTTGTAGAAATCATTGCTGCGGAACAAACCGTATCAAGTGCCAATTGGTTCGAAGGGACAGCGGATGCCGTAAGAAAGGTATTACCTTACATTCGTGAACAAAAACCAAAGTATGTTCTTATCCTTTCTGGTGACCAGTTGTACAATATGGACCTTGCCGACTTTATGCAGAGTCATTTGATGGACCCAGAAACCCAAATTTCTGTAGCAACCAATGCAATCCCTGAAGACCAAATTTATGGTCTGGGCATAGTCAAAGCAGGGGTTGGTGGCACCATCCAGGAATTCATTGAAAAACCACAGGACCTTTCTCAGGTAGAATATTGCCGCACAGAAAACGGGGCCTTCCTTGCAAACATGGGAATTTATATCTTCAACACATCTACGTTAATTGATGTTTTGGAAGACCGTAATATGGCAGATTTTGGAAAGGAAATTTTACCGAAGGCGATAAAAGAACGAAAAGTAAAAGCGTATACTTACGACGGTTACTGGGAAGACATCGGAACCATCAAAGCTTTTTATGAAGCCAATTTGATGTTAACCGATCATATCCCTAAATTCAATTTGTATTTAGAGAAAACCCCGATTTATACAAGGGCGAGGGCACTTCCACCGTCAAAGATCAATCAGGCGGTTGTGAACCAGGCGCTCATTTCGGAAGGTACCATCCTTAACCAATGTGAGGTGCACAGATCCATCATTGGGGTGAGGCAGCTCATTGCTTCTGGAACAAAAATCTACGATTCCATCATCATGGGTCTTGACCATTACGGGTACTTTGATCGTAAATCGGGAAAAATCCCAATTGGGATTGGACCTAACTGCGAAATACGGCGGACAATTGTCGATAAGGATTGTGCGATAGGCGCCAACGTTCGGCTGTTAAACGAACAAAACTTACAAGAGTACGAAGATGATTATATCCGGATCCGTGACGGGATTATCGTTGTGCCCAGACACTCTGCCATCCCAGATGGGTATTCTGTTTGA